The proteins below come from a single Miscanthus floridulus cultivar M001 chromosome 1, ASM1932011v1, whole genome shotgun sequence genomic window:
- the LOC136537559 gene encoding LOW QUALITY PROTEIN: uncharacterized oxidoreductase At4g09670-like (The sequence of the model RefSeq protein was modified relative to this genomic sequence to represent the inferred CDS: deleted 1 base in 1 codon) yields the protein MSSAAVPDQPSRPVRFGILGCASIARKLARAMLLAPGAAVAAVGSRSEEKARLFAADNGLDIATTRLHGSYEVLLDDPDVDAVYLPLPTSLHVRWATAAAARGKHVLLEKPTALCAADLDAILAACDAAGVQFMDSTMWMHHPRTAKMREIVDNKDAIGDIKTINSVFSFRANEDFLENDIRVKPDLDALGALGDAGWYCIRAILWAVDYELPKTVIALRDPVKNRAGVLLACGATLYWADGTTATFSCSFLANLTMDITLVGTNGTIHVTDFVLPYEEKLVEFHVDSKSNFNDLHTGWDPLPSKHVVATDLPQEALMVQEFTRLVQGIRDAGDKPEGKWPAITRKTQLVLDAVKASIDKGSEPVEVAS from the exons ATGTCGTCCGCTGCGGTGCCAGACCAGCCGTCGCGCCCCGTGCGCTTCGGCATCCTGGGCTGCGCCTCCATCGCGCGCAAGCTGGCGCGCGCCATGCTGCTCGCGCCCGGCGCAGCCGTCGCCGCCGTCGGGAGCCGCTCCGAGGAGAAGGCACGCCTCTTCGCCGCCGACAACggcctcgacatcgccaccacccGCCTCCACGGCTCCTACGAGGTGCTCCTCGACGACCCGGACGTTGACGCCGTCTACCTCCCGCTCCCCACCAGCCTCCACGTGCGctgggccaccgccgccgccgcaaggGGCAAGCACGTGCTCCTAGAGAAGCCCACCGCGCTGTGCGCCGCCGACCTCGACGCCATCCTCGCCGCATGCGACGCCGCGGGGGTCCAGTTCATGGACTCCACCATGTGGATGCACCACCCCCGCACCGCCAAGATGCGGGAGATCGTCGACAACAAGGACGCCATCGGCGACATCAAAACG ATTAACAGTGTGTTCAGCTTTCGAGCAAACGAAGATTTCCTCGAGAATGACATCAGAGTAAAGCCAGATCTTGATGCCCTGGGTGCACTTGGTGATGCTGGGTGGTACTGCATCCGTGCAATCCTGTGGGCTGTTGACTATGAGTTGCCTAAGACTGTGATCGCACTGCGTGACCCTGTAAAGAACCGAGCTGGTGTGCTTCTTGCA TGCGGCGCGACATTGTACTGGGCAGATGGCACGACTGCCACCTTCAGCTGCTCTTTCCTGGCCAATCTCACCATGGACATCACCTTAGTTGGCACAAATGGAACTATCCATGTCACTGACTTTGTCCTCCCATACGAAGAGAAGTTGGTGGAGTTCCACGTGGATTCGAAGTCAAACTTTAATGATCTCCACACTGGGTGGGATCCTCTGCCAAGCAAGCATGTCGTGGCGACGGACCTGCCACAGGAAGCCCTTATGGTCCAGGAATTCACGAGGCTCGTGCAGGGCATCCGGGATGCTGGGGACAAGCCTGAGGGGAAGTGGCCGGCTATCACCCGGAAGACGCAGCTGGTTTTGGATGCTGTGAAAGCCTCGATTGACAAAGGGTCTGAGCCAGTTGAGGTGGCTAGCTAA